A genome region from Monomorium pharaonis isolate MP-MQ-018 unplaced genomic scaffold, ASM1337386v2 scaffold_128, whole genome shotgun sequence includes the following:
- the LOC118648018 gene encoding uncharacterized protein LOC118648018, translated as MGEPLEKKNKQSFQEAWLSDTQYKFWIRKVPLNDELYHCTVCKKNLSCNTRISRHANSTPHKENLQKATFSLTKNDDINETISQTKQKFRQEWLDIELFKPWLREASHDKTLFFCEFCEKYMDARLSHIYRHADSAVHLKIAADRNKERKETDEDINITDESLLPKKIFLIKRQKIFSHFSKR; from the exons ATGGGCGAGCCattagagaagaaaaataagcAAAGCTTTCAAGAAGCTTGGCTTAGCGATactcaatataaattttggataCGCAAAGTACCATTGAATGACGAGCTTTATCATTGCACtgtatgtaagaaaaatttgtcttgTAATACACGTATTTCAAGACATGCAAATTCTACGCCTCACAAAGaaaatctgcaaaaagctacattttctttaacaaaaaatgacgATATAAATGAAACTATTTCTcagacaaaacaaaaatttcgaCAAGAATGGTTAGATATTGAATTGTTTAAACCATGGTTACGTGAAGCATCAcatgataaaacattatttttttgcgaattttgtgaaaaatacaTGGATGCTAGGTTGTCACACATTTATCGTCATGCAGATTCCGCAGTGCACTTAAAAATTGCTGcagatagaaataaagaaagaaaggaaacagacgaagatattaatattacggaCGAATCGCTT TtgccgaaaaaaatatttctcatcaAACGGCAAAAGATATTCTCTCATTTTTCCAAGAGATAG
- the LOC118648019 gene encoding probable serine/threonine-protein kinase mps1, whose protein sequence is MAHSLSQSEEAASMQQMLQQLLQQQQQQQQHQEEVQQKLDFLYGELQKQKEQQQQLELVQPEQPEQPPEQPQQPKRKKKEEGAVARGPVGVPRGGFHLAEVAAEVAAEVTAGVAAEVAAEVTAGVAAEVAAEAAAEVVPGVVAPHL, encoded by the exons ATGGCGCACAGTTTGTCCC aATCTGAGGAAGCTGCATCTATGCAGCAAATGCTGCAACAGCTAttgcagcaacaacaacagcagcagcagcaccaAGAGGAAGTCCAACAGAAGTTGGACTTCCTTTATGGAGAGCTGCAAAAGCAGAaggagcagcagcagcagctggAGCTGGTGCAACCAGAGCAGCCAGAGCAGCCACCAGAGCAGCCACAGCAGCCAAAACGtaaa aaaaaagaagaggggGCGGTCGCTCGAGGGCCCGTTGGCGTGCCCAGAGGGGGATTCCACCTCGCCGAGGTGGCGGCCGAGGTGGCGGCCGAGGTGACGGCTGGCGTGGCAGCCGAGGTGGCGGCCGAGGTGACGGCTGGCGTGGCAGCCGAGGTGGCGGCCGAGGCGGCAGCCGAGGTGGTGCCCGGGGTGGTGGCCCCccatttgtaa